A segment of the Panicum hallii strain FIL2 chromosome 1, PHallii_v3.1, whole genome shotgun sequence genome:
AATGAATTAATTAAGCACACAAGTCACATGCTGTACGCACGGACGGCACGTACCatgacggcgagcggcgcggcgtaCATGCCGGTTCCGAAGAGGACGCAGAGGACGCCGACGACCATGGACCTGCGCTCGTGCGAGTGCGCGAGGGTGAGCAccatggcggcgacggcgccgacGAAGGCGACCTCGGCGGCGAGCAGGAGGACCACCTTGCGGCGGGCGGCCCCCGCGGagtagaggaggaagagggtgACGTAGGTGAGCTGGATGGCCATGCCGGTGCCGTTGATGGTGATGACGAGCATGCTGTGGGGGTGCACCACGGGGAGGCCGTACAGCACCCACATCATGCAGTTGAGCAGCGTCGCCACGTACGGGATCGCCGAGTACTGCTCCACCGACCCCTTCTTCCAGATGCGGTAGAACGTCGGCCTGCACGCGGCGTGTATGTCATCAGCAGGGAGGCTAATTAGCATTTAATTTGGAGGATGCATGCTTATTTGTCTGGTGGTAGATGAGCAGCTAGCGGTGATGATAGATGGTTTCTTACACTGGGGAGAGGAAGAGCACGAGGGCGGTCCCATTGCCTGCAAGATACCCACAAGATTTGAAGCATGCATATCAGTACTTGTTATTCCAATTTTGTTAATTTGGACCAAAATTTAATCGTTGTATAAATTAATGATTGCAGCTACAAATTAAAGAGGACTTGACATGAAGCCTAGATACT
Coding sequences within it:
- the LOC112885823 gene encoding bidirectional sugar transporter SWEET4-like produces the protein MVTADTIRTAIGVIGNGTALVLFLSPVPTFYRIWKKGSVEQYSAIPYVATLLNCMMWVLYGLPVVHPHSMLVITINGTGMAIQLTYVTLFLLYSAGAARRKVVLLLAAEVAFVGAVAAMVLTLAHSHERRSMVVGVLCVLFGTGMYAAPLAVMKMVIQTKSVEYMPLFLSLASLVNGICWTAYALIKFDLYITIPNGLGVLFAVAQLVLYAIYYKSTQQIIEARKRKADQVAMTEVVVDAARVGSNTNTAGY